The stretch of DNA TTTTCGTGATTTTAACTTCCACAAACCATCTTCctcccaaaaaaatcaaataatacaaACAAAACCCAATAAACTCTTGATCTCTATATCAACATGTGGTTTCCATTATGCTGCGACGTACTCTGCGGATAGCTAAAAGGATCGCCAAATGGATTAGAAGTTCCCATTTGCTGCGGCTGCTGATAGTACTGGGCTGCATACCCGTTATGCGGCACCATCATTGTATTATTTTGCTGCTGCTGCATCATTTGCAGTTGATTCATCATCATAATATGTTCTTGCTGAGACATCAATGCCATCTGCACATTTGCTGGAGGCGCAATGCTGTTGGACATGGCGAAAGGATCATGTATTTgatcgaatgctgcattatgtgcAGCCATTTCGTACCCATAGCCTGCGCTGTAACCTGTGTTGTGCAGCTGCAGTTGCCTCCTGGCCGAGTTATCTTCGTACAAGCTGTCAAGTAACAGCTTGTCGAACCCTCCAGCCTGTGTAGAAGTAGGATCAATCTAGTTTATAATATAATTCTATTTCATGAATGTACAcgtaagatttttttttctattcaaATGTTGATGTAATCCAAATGATGCAATCAAAGTAATATACCATTTTGGTTTCAGGTGGTTGGGGTTTGTTAATGTAGCTCGGAGCTGTTACTAAAGCCAATTCCCATCCAGAACTCTTTCCTATTTCCATCAAGGCATTACTATTCGTATACAGCGGATCACTCCCTGAAAttagaacacacacacacacatatagcaacaatattCAGCATTAGTGATCATCTATATTTCGTGCATATATGACAATACAAGTGAATGTATATAATATCTAGAATCAAATGTTTCAGAAGATTTAAAAAGCCAACGAGCAATTGAATCCAATTGTACAAGAAAAGC from Primulina huaijiensis isolate GDHJ02 unplaced genomic scaffold, ASM1229523v2 C13302701, whole genome shotgun sequence encodes:
- the LOC140965493 gene encoding putative clathrin assembly protein At5g57200, with the protein product GLNEINPKAVELEHSNALALAIIQTGSDPLYTNSNALMEIGKSSGWELALVTAPSYINKPQPPETKMAGGFDKLLLDSLYEDNSARRQLQLHNTGYSAGYGYEMAAHNAAFDQIHDPFAMSNSIAPPANVQMALMSQQEHIMMMNQLQMMQQQQNNTMMVPHNGYAAQYYQQPQQMGTSNPFGDPFSYPQSTSQHNGNHMLI